ATACCCGCCGGTCCGCACTGCTTTTTCGACGGAATGGACGGTTGCTTCGTTGCCCGTTAGACTGAGTACTTTAAGACTCTCGATCGTATCCTTGATGTCATATAGCTCGAACTGGGAATTCATATCGCTTATAGCTTCCGTTTGGTCTGATCCTGCATCCACAAGCGAATAGAAGCTGCTGGCCTTCTCTTCATTATAATATTGGTTAGCTAATTGAATGATTGCCTTGATCTCCTGCTCACTGGAGGCGGAGGACGGTGATACGGTAATCTTCACGCTGCGGCTGGCCGCATCCCAGGTCGCTGTGCCCCCGGTGGCTTCGGCGATGAAGCGCAAGGGTATGTAGGTGGTCCCGGCGTTAGAGACGGGAGCGGCTGTGAGCTGCTTGACGGTTCCATTGACGCTGGCCCGCTTGCTGCCTACCTTAAGGCTGATAGTAAGGCCTGTTCCGGTGCCGGTTACCGTGCCTGTTTTGGAGTCCCACAGTACCTGCAGGCCAAGCTTCTCAAATACAACGCGGAAAGGCACAAGCACTGTATTATTCTTCAAATAAGGCGTCCCTGCTGTGAAGGCAAGGTTACTGCCGTTAATATACACCTTGATGGGTTGGTCTGCGGCAAAAGCGGGAACCGCCAGCACAAGGGCCAGCAGGCTGATGCCTAGCAGGGATACTAATTTCTTCAATAGATTCGCTCCTTCAAATAGAAAACTTTGTAAAATAGAACCATTATACCATTAGAAAATTCCGTCTGTCTATTTATTCTGCGGGATGCTGCTAGGCTTAGTAGAGTCCCCCTCAACCGGCATGATAAAGCCGGAGATCAGGGGCGTCTCCGGCTTTATCTTAGGATATCCAGCAGGCTATGGAATGTCCCCGCTAAGGGCGCAATACCATCCTCGCTTGAAATATAAGACTTTATATGTTGACACGATAAATTATCCTTCTATTTCTCGCTGAAACGGTGCCGTCCTTTAAAAGAACGGCAAAGCCGTTTCCGCTTGTTCATGAGAATCAGGGATCAGACTAGACTAAGAAGGCCTCCCGGACACGGTTCCAGAACGGGAAAGGGCGGTAACGGGCGAAGCTGATTTTGTGGTCCGCGACCTGAGCGCGTACCGAAATCAGATCATCCACCGGAATGTTATTATGGTCAATGGTCAGCAGCAGGCGCTGCTCCTTGCGCGAGAAGATATCGCAGTGATGATGCTTAGGCAGCAACAGCGGCGATCCCATGGTCCGGAATACCCGGTTATTAATGGAGGCAATTTCAGCAATCTGCAGCGCCTCGATCGAGGGGTGCACCATAGCGCCTCCCAGACTTTTGTTATAAGCGGTACTGCCGGAAGGTGTGGACACACACAGGCCGTCCCCGCGGAACATCTCAAAGGTTACATCATTAATATCCACCTGAATTACAACCGTCCCGTCCACCCCCTTAAGGGTGAATTCATTCAGGGCAATATGCTTGCTGGAGCCGGATTTCTTATGTATTTCCAGTTCAAGCAGCGGGTACTGTACGATACGGGGTTTATGAGGTCCTACCTCTCCGCACATATAATCAATCAGGGACGGCAGCTCTTCGGCCTGCCAGTCCGCATAGAAGCCCAAATGGCCGGTATGCACGCCAACAAAAGCGAGACTAGGGATCTGATCGATAAACGTATGAAAGGCGTGCAGCATCGTGCCGTCACCGCCAATAGAGATCACGATTTCAGGTGACTTGGCATCCAGCTCCAGATTCCGGCCTTGCGCCAGCTTGTGAAATTGCTCCGCTAGTTGGATGGATAATTCATCTCCGCGGTCCAGAACATAATATCTCAAGATGTACAGGCTCCTTTGTCTAATTCAGTCATACACCGATCATAATCAATCTTGACCCGGAACACAATATTAGCGCTGTGAAAAGCCGGAATACGCCGCAGTGCTGCAGCGGCAGAACTGAGGCATATTGAATTATCTCCGGCGCGCATAGGGCTGCCGCCACAGCTTCCCGAGCAGAAAGACCACCAGCGACAGGGCCAGCATGCCTGCAAGCAGAAGGCAGAGCAGGCTGATGCTGCTGATCAGGGCGGCCTCTGGAGCGGCCAGCCCGGAGGCGGCAGGCAATGCGGACCACTGACCGGCCAGTCCCGAGCTGACAACCGGCTTCCAGAGCAGGAGAAGCAGGACCGCTGAGAGCAGGGCATGTACCAGACGGGCGGCCATGAACGGGAGATAGCGCAGTCCGGTACCATTCAGGATACTGGCGACCTGCGCATGAACCGACAAGCCGCCCCAGGAGAGAATGAACGCTGCCGCCGCTGCCTTGAACTGCAGTGGAACGCCTCCGGCAGCTTCACCCGCCGACCTGGCGCCAAGCGTCACTTCAAATAAGCCGCTGACCAGTGCGGCTGAGAGCTCTGGCGGGAAGCCGGCCAGCGATAGCAGGCGGCCGGTCATGCTGAACAGAGCGGACATTACGCCGGCACGGGCGAGCAGCTCCATCAGCACATTGAAGAAGACAACCAGACCGCCGACAACGATGATGAGCTGGAGTGAGGAGGTGATGGCACTCTTCAGCAGCTCGCCGAGACTTCTGCCGTCCGCCCGGCGTGCACCTGCCATCGCGTTCAGCGCAGTCCGCAACCTTCCGGGACCTTGTCCTTCCGGAGACGCAGAAGAGCTGCCTGAATGAGGGAGGGAAAGGGGCGTAGCTGCTTCTTCCGGCCTGCCCCGGCCATGGAAGGACATCAGCAGACCTATGATAAGTCCTCCCCCGTAATGGGCAAGGGCAAGCACAAGCCCCAGCGAAGCGTCATGAAAGAACCCCACAGAGACCGCGCCCAGCAGAAAAATCGGGTCCGAGGAGGTCGTGAAGGCGACGAGACGCTCGCCCTCAATTCTGCTAATCATTCCCTGCTCGCGCAGCTTGGCGGTTAATTTCGCGCCGACAGGGTATCCTGATACATATCCCATCGCTGCTACGAAGCCGCCGCTGCCGGGTATATTGAAGAGCGGGCGCATCAGCGGATCAAGCAGTGCGCCGAACAGATGGACAATGCCGAAGCCCAGCATAATTTCAGAGATGACGAAGAAAGGGAACAGTGAGGGAAACAGCACATCCCACCAGACAGCGAGCCCGCGCAGCGCCGCATCCAGAGAGCTTGCGGGATGCACCAGCATCAGCAGCAGACAGCCCGCCAGCACGATCCCGAGCAGCGGGCTTGCGATTTTGTTCAGAGTCATCGGTTTCTCGCCTCCAGTTCTATGCTTAGTTGTATGCCGGAAGGTGGACAAACAGCACAAAAAAACGAGGAAAACGGTTACATTTACCGGTGCTTTTTCACTGAAATTATGATATTATAAACTTAATTAATGCACATCTTGTTGAGTTAGATTTTCAGGGATGGAGTGATGGTGATGAGTGTGGTTGCCGGAGTGCTCGTTTGTGCTTTTGTATATGTGATCCGGGTCTCCCTTGTCCCGCCTGGTGATGAAGATTTTAGAACATACTGATTAGCTTACGAGCGCTGAACTCCGGTTTGGCGCCTTTTTTTGTCTGAATTTTGAAATAATCTGGGCTTTCTGTTGCACAAGGGCAGCGTATTGTTCTTCTTGTCCCGGAATAAGGGGATGTCTTAAGGCAGGGATAACCGTGCAGCGTGTTTTTTGGTATAATGATAAGCAACTGCTTATCAGATTAATATGGAAGAAGGCGAAACCTCCACATGAATCCGAAAGAGAGCCTGTATGACAGCCTGGGAGGCGCTGAGGGGATACACCGTCTAGTGACTGTGTTTTATGCCAAGGTGCAGCTTCACCCGCAGCTCAGCCCGTTATTCCCTGAAGATATTACTCCGGTATTGGAGAAGCAATATCAGTTCTTAAGCCAATTCTTTGGCGGCCCTGCCCTGTTCTCCGAGCAGCACGGCCATCCCATGATGAGAGCCAGACATATGCATGTTCCCATCACTCCTGCTTTGGCGGAGGATTGGCTTGCCTGCATGAAGGCGGCGCTTGCAGAGGTTGGTGTGGAAGAGTCCCTGCGTACCTTTGTCCTGAGCCGGCTGGCTGGTCCCGCCCATCATTTTGTCAATATGCCCCATGAATAAAGTGTAGTTGTGAAAGGATGAGGGCACCCGTGCCGGAATTAATACCGCTGTACTCAATTAAGGTTACCTGCTGTAACTGTGAACATGAATTTTCTACCTCAAGAGTACGTCCCAGCCTCAAAAAGGCCATCCGCCGCGATGCGGACTTCTGCTCCTACTACAAGGCGGAGAATCCCGATTATTATGTGGTTCGGGTCTGTCCGAAGTGCGGCTTCGCCTCCACAGAGAATTCAGCAGACAAGCTGGCTGACTGGCAGCGGAAGTCCTTCGATGCCCAGGTAGGAAGACGGTGGCAGGCCCGCAGCTTCGGAGAGAAGCGTAACTGGGAGGAAGCGCTGGAGACGTACAAGCTGGCGCTGATCTGCGCGCAGAGCATTAAAGACAAGGAACGTATTATAGCAAGCCTGCTGCACCATATTGCCTGGCTGTACCGGTATCAAGGGGATACGGTGCAGGAGCAGCGCTTCCTGACCTATTCGCTGGATGAGTATGTGAAGGTGTTCGAGAATGATTCCTCCGGCGGTAATGATGCGCGGCTGATGTATCTGATTGGTGAGTTGAACCGCCGGATCGGGGAGTTCGCCGCTGCTGTACGGTGGTTCTCAAGGGTCATTAATGACCAGCGCATTACGGACGCGGCCATGATTCGGGCTTCGCGCGAGCAATGGGCCATACTGCGTGAGCAGATGCGCGGGCTGGACGTTGATCCGGATGGGCTTCCCGCAGGTACATAGAAGGCGGAGTAGGGTGTTAGAGCGTCTATCCGGTATACCGGAACGCAAAAAGGCGTAGAAGGGATGCCTCTTCTACGCCTCTGCCCGCTTAAGCGGGGCGAACGGCCGGACATCCGCACTTAGCGGACCGCCCGGTCAAACAGCAGGTAGTCATTGTCATTATCAATGACGGTGGGACTTGCACTGCAGCAAGGAAAGACCAGCAGCTTTTTTTTGCCGTCGCGCACGTGCTGCAGCTCCTTAGGCTTCATCGGCAGAAGAACATTCTCATGGTCGCAGAAGGGGCAATATTGCACGTACATGTCGCCAAGAATAATGTCATAAGGCCAGGTATGGCTGAAGGGGATCATTGCTTGTCCTTCTCGTCGGAGGGGGC
The window above is part of the Paenibacillus sp. FSL H8-0048 genome. Proteins encoded here:
- a CDS encoding stalk domain-containing protein is translated as MKKLVSLLGISLLALVLAVPAFAADQPIKVYINGSNLAFTAGTPYLKNNTVLVPFRVVFEKLGLQVLWDSKTGTVTGTGTGLTISLKVGSKRASVNGTVKQLTAAPVSNAGTTYIPLRFIAEATGGTATWDAASRSVKITVSPSSASSEQEIKAIIQLANQYYNEEKASSFYSLVDAGSDQTEAISDMNSQFELYDIKDTIESLKVLSLTGNEATVHSVEKAVRTGGYYTPDEQYEYLYTLVRQNGAWRISAMDLQESSVLLTREQGMKPAVLPQGDQTGIKDTLSKYYQGMNARNADAVLAVMTSYNKEDDDSYKEELRDYFKNYDLSYAVSSSNVFYYTDYEAAVYAEVVITDGESKETYTQSLILLLSKTESGAWTIDTTYHIGFEAQS
- a CDS encoding NAD kinase, with protein sequence MRYYVLDRGDELSIQLAEQFHKLAQGRNLELDAKSPEIVISIGGDGTMLHAFHTFIDQIPSLAFVGVHTGHLGFYADWQAEELPSLIDYMCGEVGPHKPRIVQYPLLELEIHKKSGSSKHIALNEFTLKGVDGTVVIQVDINDVTFEMFRGDGLCVSTPSGSTAYNKSLGGAMVHPSIEALQIAEIASINNRVFRTMGSPLLLPKHHHCDIFSRKEQRLLLTIDHNNIPVDDLISVRAQVADHKISFARYRPFPFWNRVREAFLV
- the ylbJ gene encoding sporulation integral membrane protein YlbJ, with the protein product MTLNKIASPLLGIVLAGCLLLMLVHPASSLDAALRGLAVWWDVLFPSLFPFFVISEIMLGFGIVHLFGALLDPLMRPLFNIPGSGGFVAAMGYVSGYPVGAKLTAKLREQGMISRIEGERLVAFTTSSDPIFLLGAVSVGFFHDASLGLVLALAHYGGGLIIGLLMSFHGRGRPEEAATPLSLPHSGSSSASPEGQGPGRLRTALNAMAGARRADGRSLGELLKSAITSSLQLIIVVGGLVVFFNVLMELLARAGVMSALFSMTGRLLSLAGFPPELSAALVSGLFEVTLGARSAGEAAGGVPLQFKAAAAAFILSWGGLSVHAQVASILNGTGLRYLPFMAARLVHALLSAVLLLLLWKPVVSSGLAGQWSALPAASGLAAPEAALISSISLLCLLLAGMLALSLVVFLLGKLWRQPYARRR
- a CDS encoding globin domain-containing protein, encoding MNPKESLYDSLGGAEGIHRLVTVFYAKVQLHPQLSPLFPEDITPVLEKQYQFLSQFFGGPALFSEQHGHPMMRARHMHVPITPALAEDWLACMKAALAEVGVEESLRTFVLSRLAGPAHHFVNMPHE
- a CDS encoding DUF2225 domain-containing protein; the encoded protein is MRAPVPELIPLYSIKVTCCNCEHEFSTSRVRPSLKKAIRRDADFCSYYKAENPDYYVVRVCPKCGFASTENSADKLADWQRKSFDAQVGRRWQARSFGEKRNWEEALETYKLALICAQSIKDKERIIASLLHHIAWLYRYQGDTVQEQRFLTYSLDEYVKVFENDSSGGNDARLMYLIGELNRRIGEFAAAVRWFSRVINDQRITDAAMIRASREQWAILREQMRGLDVDPDGLPAGT